The genomic region TGCGGTCTGTAACTGTGCTTAATACATTTCCGAGATGCTCACTTTGTTTGTATTCTAAAGCTTTTTTCCTGTCTAATCCCATAGAAAAGGAACTTCCGCTTTGCTCCAATATGTCTAATTTTAGGCATCCCATCAACTACAAAAGTAACATCTTTTTTTCTTTTCATCAGAAAAATTTTACTTAGTGTTTTAAAAGAAAAAAGAACGGAAGGAAAGACGATTATTAATAAGTTTTTTGTTTGAACGTAAAAAAAGCCGTTAATTTCTGTAAAAGCTCTTTATATTTTATCAGCATTAAAAATGCTTATTAATAAAAAAGCGTAGATGTAATCTACGCTTAGTGGGGGGGTTAAAAGAAAGTTGATAGCTATTATTTTAATTTTCGTTTTATTAATCTTTTACATAATTCAATATCACTTTCATTTAAGGGATTACTTTTCCATGAAACTTTCCACAAATTAGGAATTTGTTCTAGATTATCAGGAATATCATGAATGACGTTATTGTTGAATTCTAATATAACTAAGTTGTTAAGATTATAGATGCAGTCTGGGATTGACTTCAAATAGTTAAAATTGAAGTAAATTTCTTTTAAATAATAATTACTGCATAACTCACACGGGAATAGATCAAATTCATTATGACTAACGTCTATTAAAGTTAGGTTATGTAAAGATTTAATACCGCATGCTAAGTTTGTTAATTTATTATTATTAAGATATAGATACTTTAGATTTACTAATTGACCAATACTAATTGGTAAGGATTGAATTTTCGTATTTCGGATCACTAACTCCTCAAGTTCTGATAGATTACCAATTTCTTCTGGTACATTTTCAATATTAGTATTATGAATATGTAATCGTTTTAAATTCTCTATCCCAAATAGTTCATTTGGGAGTTTATTGTTATGAATATTTTCCCATCTAATGTAACTCGTCTGATTAAGATTATTAACTAACAGTGAAAATGTATCGTTTGGAATATTATAAAAATGTATCAAATTATGCGTTGATATAAATTTATCAATTGAGGTGAAGTTTTGGAATATGTAAACAATTGAATCTGATACTCCAACATCAGGATCACAGTCATTTATTGAAATTGCAATAAAACAAGAATCTGATAATTTATTAGATTGACTATAGATATTATAGTAAAATATTACTAATGTGAGGATTGCAAGTAATCTTTTCATTGGCTTACCTTTTGTGCTTCGGATAATTTTGGCTTACTATTAAGCTGAACATTAATATTTTTGACTTCTGCTTTTTCCAAAGGTTGACTAAAATAAGCTTTTGCACCTCTATCTTGGAATTGATACCCTGGTTCAAAAGGAATACCTCCTTTAACTTTTTCTCCCATCCAAGTTCCATCTTGTGAACCTAATGCATAATCTGAAACAATATTTTTCGCAAAATATTCA from Bacteroidota bacterium harbors:
- a CDS encoding leucine-rich repeat domain-containing protein, which codes for MKRLLAILTLVIFYYNIYSQSNKLSDSCFIAISINDCDPDVGVSDSIVYIFQNFTSIDKFISTHNLIHFYNIPNDTFSLLVNNLNQTSYIRWENIHNNKLPNELFGIENLKRLHIHNTNIENVPEEIGNLSELEELVIRNTKIQSLPISIGQLVNLKYLYLNNNKLTNLACGIKSLHNLTLIDVSHNEFDLFPCELCSNYYLKEIYFNFNYLKSIPDCIYNLNNLVILEFNNNVIHDIPDNLEQIPNLWKVSWKSNPLNESDIELCKRLIKRKLK